One segment of Castanea sativa cultivar Marrone di Chiusa Pesio chromosome 3, ASM4071231v1 DNA contains the following:
- the LOC142627589 gene encoding RNA demethylase ALKBH10B isoform X2, with protein MAMPSGNVVLSDKMQYPSGGGGSGASGGEIHHRQWFPDERDGFISWLRGEFAAANAIIDNLCHHLRAVGEPGEYDMVIGCIQQRRCNWNPVLHMQQYFSVAEVIYSLQQVAWRRQQRYYEPVKGGGKDFKRSGVGFKQGPRFDVKEGHYSSVESHSHDGNSSVGGGVMGSEKGSGERGEGEVGKLEDKAPAVGEDKKDAGSLKSLGSSEGTTCGNSPTEAKVLDDGCTSNCKENHSTEQNQNEKQNPAPVPKTFSGIEKVDGKEVNVVEGLKHFESLLDDSEVPKLVSLVNELRAAGKRGQFQGQTYVVSKRPMKGHGREMIQLGLPIADAPPEEDNAVGTSKDRRSESIPSLLQDVIERLVGMQIMTVKPDSCIVDFYNEGDHSQPHIFPHWFGRPVCVLFLTDCDMTFGKSFPNQPPGDYGGSLKLSLTPGSLLVMQGKSSDFARHAIPSLRKQRILVTFTKSQPKKFTPSDGQRLSSPAGAQSPHWGPPPSRSPNHIRHHVANKHYAPVPTTGVLPAPPIRPQIPPPNGMQTLFVPAPVAPAIPFPAPVPLPPCSTGWPAAPSRHPPPRLPIPGTGVFLPPGSGNSSSQQLPGTATEVNFSAETASLPEKESGSGKSSHNTSASPKGKLEGKTQRQDCNGSIDGTGSGHTVVNDVEEQSVDNVVESKPAGEV; from the exons ATGGCAATGCCATCGGGAAATGTGGTATTATCAGACAAAATGCAGTATCcaagtggtggtggtgggagtGGTGCCAGTGGCGGTGAGATCCACCACCGACAGTGGTTCCCAGATGAGCGGGACGGGTTTATCTCGTGGCTGCGTGGCGAATTTGCTGCTGCCAATGCAATAATTGACAATTTGTGTCACCATTTGCGTGCTGTAGGCGAGCCCGGGGAGTATGATATGGTGATAGGGTGTATTCAGCAAAGGAGGTGTAATTGGAACCCGGTGCTGCATATGCAGCAGTACTTTTCGGTGGCCGAGGTGATATATTCTCTGCAACAGGTGGCGTGGAGGCGACAGCAGCGGTATTATGAGCCGGTGAAGGGTGGGGGCAAGGATTTTAAGAGATCTGGTGTGGGGTTTAAGCAAGGGCCGAGGTTTGACGTGAAGGAAGGGCATTATTCTAGTGTGGAGTCTCATAGTCATGATGGGAATTCCTCTGTGGGTGGTGGTGTCATGGGTTCGGAGAAAGGCAGCGGTGAGAGAGGTGAGGGTGAGGTTGGGAAGTTGGAGGATAAGGCTCCAGCAGTTGGGGAGGATAAAAAAG ATGCTGGCAGCTTGAAGAGTTTGGGAAGTTCAGAAGGGACAACGTGTGGCAATTCTCCAACTGAAGCCAAGGTGTTAGATGATGGATGCACCTCAAATTGCAAAG AGAATCATTCTACagaacaaaatcaaaatgaGAAGCAGAATCCTGCTCCGGTTCCAAAAACTTTTTCTGGCATTGAGAAGGTTGACGGAAAGGAG GTTAATGTGGTTGAGGGACTGAAACATTTTGAATCGTTACTTGATGACTCAGAAGTTCCCAAACTTGTTTCTTTGGTTAATGAATTGAGGGCTGCAGGAAAAAGAGGACAATTTCAAG GTCAGACGTATGTGGTCTCAAAGAGGCCTATGAAGGGACATGGAAGAGAGATGATTCAGTTAGGCCTTCCAATTGCAGATGCACCTCCAGAAGAGGACAATGCAGTAGGAACCTCCAAAG ACCGGAGATCAGAATCCATCCCTTCCTTGCTGCAAGATGTTATTGAACGCTTAGTAGGCATGCAGATTATGACTGTGAAGCCAGACTCTTGCATCGTCGATTTTTATAATGAG GGTGATCACTCACAGCCTCACATTTTCCCACATTGGTTTGGAAGGCCTGTTTGCGTCCTGTTCTTGACGGACTGTGACATGACCTTTGGAAAATCTTTTCCGAATCAACCACCTGGGGATTATGGAGGCTCTCTCAAGCTTTCTCTTACACCTGG ATCTCTCCTAGTTATGCAAGGAAAATCCTCAGATTTTGCCAGACATGCGATTCCCTCCCTCCGCAAACAGCGAATACTGGTTACTTTCACAAAGTCTCAACCGAAGAAATTCACACCTAGTGATGGTCAGCGCCTTTCCTCACCTGCAGGAGCCCAATCACCCCATTGGGGTCCACCTCCCAGTAGATCTCCCAATCATATTCGTCATCATGTGGCTAACAAGCATTATGCTCCCGTTCCTACTACTGGTGTACTGCCAGCCCCACCCATTCGTCCACAAATCCCACCTCCTAATGGCATGCAAACACTTTTTGTGCCTGCCCCAGTTGCACCAGCAATTCCTTTTCCTGCACCAGTCCCCCTCCCACCTTGTTCGACAGGATGGCCAGCTGCTCCATCAAGACATCCTCCACCTCGCCTTCCTATCCCTGGCACTGGAGTATTCCTTCCACCAGGCTCTGGTAATTCATCATCTCAGCAGTTACCAGGTACTGCAACGGAAGTGAACTTCTCTGCTGAGACAGCTTCCCTGCCAGAAAAAGAAAGTGGTTCAGGGAAATCTAGTCATAATACAAGTGCATCTCCAAAAGGGAAATTGGAAGGGAAAACACAAAGGCAAGACTGTAATGGGAGCATTGATGGAACTGGCAGTGGACATACAGTGGTGAACGATGTAGAAGAACAAAGTGTTGACAATGTGGTGGAAAGCAAGCCAGCCGGAgaagtttag
- the LOC142627589 gene encoding RNA demethylase ALKBH10B isoform X1, which translates to MAMPSGNVVLSDKMQYPSGGGGSGASGGEIHHRQWFPDERDGFISWLRGEFAAANAIIDNLCHHLRAVGEPGEYDMVIGCIQQRRCNWNPVLHMQQYFSVAEVIYSLQQVAWRRQQRYYEPVKGGGKDFKRSGVGFKQGPRFDVKEGHYSSVESHSHDGNSSVGGGVMGSEKGSGERGEGEVGKLEDKAPAVGEDKKDAGSLKSLGSSEGTTCGNSPTEAKVLDDGCTSNCKENHSTEQNQNEKQNPAPVPKTFSGIEKVDGKEVNVVEGLKHFESLLDDSEVPKLVSLVNELRAAGKRGQFQAGQTYVVSKRPMKGHGREMIQLGLPIADAPPEEDNAVGTSKDRRSESIPSLLQDVIERLVGMQIMTVKPDSCIVDFYNEGDHSQPHIFPHWFGRPVCVLFLTDCDMTFGKSFPNQPPGDYGGSLKLSLTPGSLLVMQGKSSDFARHAIPSLRKQRILVTFTKSQPKKFTPSDGQRLSSPAGAQSPHWGPPPSRSPNHIRHHVANKHYAPVPTTGVLPAPPIRPQIPPPNGMQTLFVPAPVAPAIPFPAPVPLPPCSTGWPAAPSRHPPPRLPIPGTGVFLPPGSGNSSSQQLPGTATEVNFSAETASLPEKESGSGKSSHNTSASPKGKLEGKTQRQDCNGSIDGTGSGHTVVNDVEEQSVDNVVESKPAGEV; encoded by the exons ATGGCAATGCCATCGGGAAATGTGGTATTATCAGACAAAATGCAGTATCcaagtggtggtggtgggagtGGTGCCAGTGGCGGTGAGATCCACCACCGACAGTGGTTCCCAGATGAGCGGGACGGGTTTATCTCGTGGCTGCGTGGCGAATTTGCTGCTGCCAATGCAATAATTGACAATTTGTGTCACCATTTGCGTGCTGTAGGCGAGCCCGGGGAGTATGATATGGTGATAGGGTGTATTCAGCAAAGGAGGTGTAATTGGAACCCGGTGCTGCATATGCAGCAGTACTTTTCGGTGGCCGAGGTGATATATTCTCTGCAACAGGTGGCGTGGAGGCGACAGCAGCGGTATTATGAGCCGGTGAAGGGTGGGGGCAAGGATTTTAAGAGATCTGGTGTGGGGTTTAAGCAAGGGCCGAGGTTTGACGTGAAGGAAGGGCATTATTCTAGTGTGGAGTCTCATAGTCATGATGGGAATTCCTCTGTGGGTGGTGGTGTCATGGGTTCGGAGAAAGGCAGCGGTGAGAGAGGTGAGGGTGAGGTTGGGAAGTTGGAGGATAAGGCTCCAGCAGTTGGGGAGGATAAAAAAG ATGCTGGCAGCTTGAAGAGTTTGGGAAGTTCAGAAGGGACAACGTGTGGCAATTCTCCAACTGAAGCCAAGGTGTTAGATGATGGATGCACCTCAAATTGCAAAG AGAATCATTCTACagaacaaaatcaaaatgaGAAGCAGAATCCTGCTCCGGTTCCAAAAACTTTTTCTGGCATTGAGAAGGTTGACGGAAAGGAG GTTAATGTGGTTGAGGGACTGAAACATTTTGAATCGTTACTTGATGACTCAGAAGTTCCCAAACTTGTTTCTTTGGTTAATGAATTGAGGGCTGCAGGAAAAAGAGGACAATTTCAAG CAGGTCAGACGTATGTGGTCTCAAAGAGGCCTATGAAGGGACATGGAAGAGAGATGATTCAGTTAGGCCTTCCAATTGCAGATGCACCTCCAGAAGAGGACAATGCAGTAGGAACCTCCAAAG ACCGGAGATCAGAATCCATCCCTTCCTTGCTGCAAGATGTTATTGAACGCTTAGTAGGCATGCAGATTATGACTGTGAAGCCAGACTCTTGCATCGTCGATTTTTATAATGAG GGTGATCACTCACAGCCTCACATTTTCCCACATTGGTTTGGAAGGCCTGTTTGCGTCCTGTTCTTGACGGACTGTGACATGACCTTTGGAAAATCTTTTCCGAATCAACCACCTGGGGATTATGGAGGCTCTCTCAAGCTTTCTCTTACACCTGG ATCTCTCCTAGTTATGCAAGGAAAATCCTCAGATTTTGCCAGACATGCGATTCCCTCCCTCCGCAAACAGCGAATACTGGTTACTTTCACAAAGTCTCAACCGAAGAAATTCACACCTAGTGATGGTCAGCGCCTTTCCTCACCTGCAGGAGCCCAATCACCCCATTGGGGTCCACCTCCCAGTAGATCTCCCAATCATATTCGTCATCATGTGGCTAACAAGCATTATGCTCCCGTTCCTACTACTGGTGTACTGCCAGCCCCACCCATTCGTCCACAAATCCCACCTCCTAATGGCATGCAAACACTTTTTGTGCCTGCCCCAGTTGCACCAGCAATTCCTTTTCCTGCACCAGTCCCCCTCCCACCTTGTTCGACAGGATGGCCAGCTGCTCCATCAAGACATCCTCCACCTCGCCTTCCTATCCCTGGCACTGGAGTATTCCTTCCACCAGGCTCTGGTAATTCATCATCTCAGCAGTTACCAGGTACTGCAACGGAAGTGAACTTCTCTGCTGAGACAGCTTCCCTGCCAGAAAAAGAAAGTGGTTCAGGGAAATCTAGTCATAATACAAGTGCATCTCCAAAAGGGAAATTGGAAGGGAAAACACAAAGGCAAGACTGTAATGGGAGCATTGATGGAACTGGCAGTGGACATACAGTGGTGAACGATGTAGAAGAACAAAGTGTTGACAATGTGGTGGAAAGCAAGCCAGCCGGAgaagtttag
- the LOC142627589 gene encoding RNA demethylase ALKBH10B isoform X3, with amino-acid sequence MAMPSGNVVLSDKMQYPSGGGGSGASGGEIHHRQWFPDERDGFISWLRGEFAAANAIIDNLCHHLRAVGEPGEYDMVIGCIQQRRCNWNPVLHMQQYFSVAEVIYSLQQVAWRRQQRYYEPVKGGGKDFKRSGVGFKQGPRFDVKEGHYSSVESHSHDGNSSVGGGVMGSEKGSGERGEGEVGKLEDKAPAVGEDKKDAGSLKSLGSSEGTTCGNSPTEAKVLDDGCTSNCKEQNQNEKQNPAPVPKTFSGIEKVDGKEVNVVEGLKHFESLLDDSEVPKLVSLVNELRAAGKRGQFQAGQTYVVSKRPMKGHGREMIQLGLPIADAPPEEDNAVGTSKDRRSESIPSLLQDVIERLVGMQIMTVKPDSCIVDFYNEGDHSQPHIFPHWFGRPVCVLFLTDCDMTFGKSFPNQPPGDYGGSLKLSLTPGSLLVMQGKSSDFARHAIPSLRKQRILVTFTKSQPKKFTPSDGQRLSSPAGAQSPHWGPPPSRSPNHIRHHVANKHYAPVPTTGVLPAPPIRPQIPPPNGMQTLFVPAPVAPAIPFPAPVPLPPCSTGWPAAPSRHPPPRLPIPGTGVFLPPGSGNSSSQQLPGTATEVNFSAETASLPEKESGSGKSSHNTSASPKGKLEGKTQRQDCNGSIDGTGSGHTVVNDVEEQSVDNVVESKPAGEV; translated from the exons ATGGCAATGCCATCGGGAAATGTGGTATTATCAGACAAAATGCAGTATCcaagtggtggtggtgggagtGGTGCCAGTGGCGGTGAGATCCACCACCGACAGTGGTTCCCAGATGAGCGGGACGGGTTTATCTCGTGGCTGCGTGGCGAATTTGCTGCTGCCAATGCAATAATTGACAATTTGTGTCACCATTTGCGTGCTGTAGGCGAGCCCGGGGAGTATGATATGGTGATAGGGTGTATTCAGCAAAGGAGGTGTAATTGGAACCCGGTGCTGCATATGCAGCAGTACTTTTCGGTGGCCGAGGTGATATATTCTCTGCAACAGGTGGCGTGGAGGCGACAGCAGCGGTATTATGAGCCGGTGAAGGGTGGGGGCAAGGATTTTAAGAGATCTGGTGTGGGGTTTAAGCAAGGGCCGAGGTTTGACGTGAAGGAAGGGCATTATTCTAGTGTGGAGTCTCATAGTCATGATGGGAATTCCTCTGTGGGTGGTGGTGTCATGGGTTCGGAGAAAGGCAGCGGTGAGAGAGGTGAGGGTGAGGTTGGGAAGTTGGAGGATAAGGCTCCAGCAGTTGGGGAGGATAAAAAAG ATGCTGGCAGCTTGAAGAGTTTGGGAAGTTCAGAAGGGACAACGTGTGGCAATTCTCCAACTGAAGCCAAGGTGTTAGATGATGGATGCACCTCAAATTGCAAAG aacaaaatcaaaatgaGAAGCAGAATCCTGCTCCGGTTCCAAAAACTTTTTCTGGCATTGAGAAGGTTGACGGAAAGGAG GTTAATGTGGTTGAGGGACTGAAACATTTTGAATCGTTACTTGATGACTCAGAAGTTCCCAAACTTGTTTCTTTGGTTAATGAATTGAGGGCTGCAGGAAAAAGAGGACAATTTCAAG CAGGTCAGACGTATGTGGTCTCAAAGAGGCCTATGAAGGGACATGGAAGAGAGATGATTCAGTTAGGCCTTCCAATTGCAGATGCACCTCCAGAAGAGGACAATGCAGTAGGAACCTCCAAAG ACCGGAGATCAGAATCCATCCCTTCCTTGCTGCAAGATGTTATTGAACGCTTAGTAGGCATGCAGATTATGACTGTGAAGCCAGACTCTTGCATCGTCGATTTTTATAATGAG GGTGATCACTCACAGCCTCACATTTTCCCACATTGGTTTGGAAGGCCTGTTTGCGTCCTGTTCTTGACGGACTGTGACATGACCTTTGGAAAATCTTTTCCGAATCAACCACCTGGGGATTATGGAGGCTCTCTCAAGCTTTCTCTTACACCTGG ATCTCTCCTAGTTATGCAAGGAAAATCCTCAGATTTTGCCAGACATGCGATTCCCTCCCTCCGCAAACAGCGAATACTGGTTACTTTCACAAAGTCTCAACCGAAGAAATTCACACCTAGTGATGGTCAGCGCCTTTCCTCACCTGCAGGAGCCCAATCACCCCATTGGGGTCCACCTCCCAGTAGATCTCCCAATCATATTCGTCATCATGTGGCTAACAAGCATTATGCTCCCGTTCCTACTACTGGTGTACTGCCAGCCCCACCCATTCGTCCACAAATCCCACCTCCTAATGGCATGCAAACACTTTTTGTGCCTGCCCCAGTTGCACCAGCAATTCCTTTTCCTGCACCAGTCCCCCTCCCACCTTGTTCGACAGGATGGCCAGCTGCTCCATCAAGACATCCTCCACCTCGCCTTCCTATCCCTGGCACTGGAGTATTCCTTCCACCAGGCTCTGGTAATTCATCATCTCAGCAGTTACCAGGTACTGCAACGGAAGTGAACTTCTCTGCTGAGACAGCTTCCCTGCCAGAAAAAGAAAGTGGTTCAGGGAAATCTAGTCATAATACAAGTGCATCTCCAAAAGGGAAATTGGAAGGGAAAACACAAAGGCAAGACTGTAATGGGAGCATTGATGGAACTGGCAGTGGACATACAGTGGTGAACGATGTAGAAGAACAAAGTGTTGACAATGTGGTGGAAAGCAAGCCAGCCGGAgaagtttag
- the LOC142627589 gene encoding RNA demethylase ALKBH10B isoform X4 — translation MAMPSGNVVLSDKMQYPSGGGGSGASGGEIHHRQWFPDERDGFISWLRGEFAAANAIIDNLCHHLRAVGEPGEYDMVIGCIQQRRCNWNPVLHMQQYFSVAEVIYSLQQVAWRRQQRYYEPVKGGGKDFKRSGVGFKQGPRFDVKEGHYSSVESHSHDGNSSVGGGVMGSEKGSGERGEGEVGKLEDKAPAVGEDKKDAGSLKSLGSSEGTTCGNSPTEAKVLDDGCTSNCKEQNQNEKQNPAPVPKTFSGIEKVDGKEVNVVEGLKHFESLLDDSEVPKLVSLVNELRAAGKRGQFQGQTYVVSKRPMKGHGREMIQLGLPIADAPPEEDNAVGTSKDRRSESIPSLLQDVIERLVGMQIMTVKPDSCIVDFYNEGDHSQPHIFPHWFGRPVCVLFLTDCDMTFGKSFPNQPPGDYGGSLKLSLTPGSLLVMQGKSSDFARHAIPSLRKQRILVTFTKSQPKKFTPSDGQRLSSPAGAQSPHWGPPPSRSPNHIRHHVANKHYAPVPTTGVLPAPPIRPQIPPPNGMQTLFVPAPVAPAIPFPAPVPLPPCSTGWPAAPSRHPPPRLPIPGTGVFLPPGSGNSSSQQLPGTATEVNFSAETASLPEKESGSGKSSHNTSASPKGKLEGKTQRQDCNGSIDGTGSGHTVVNDVEEQSVDNVVESKPAGEV, via the exons ATGGCAATGCCATCGGGAAATGTGGTATTATCAGACAAAATGCAGTATCcaagtggtggtggtgggagtGGTGCCAGTGGCGGTGAGATCCACCACCGACAGTGGTTCCCAGATGAGCGGGACGGGTTTATCTCGTGGCTGCGTGGCGAATTTGCTGCTGCCAATGCAATAATTGACAATTTGTGTCACCATTTGCGTGCTGTAGGCGAGCCCGGGGAGTATGATATGGTGATAGGGTGTATTCAGCAAAGGAGGTGTAATTGGAACCCGGTGCTGCATATGCAGCAGTACTTTTCGGTGGCCGAGGTGATATATTCTCTGCAACAGGTGGCGTGGAGGCGACAGCAGCGGTATTATGAGCCGGTGAAGGGTGGGGGCAAGGATTTTAAGAGATCTGGTGTGGGGTTTAAGCAAGGGCCGAGGTTTGACGTGAAGGAAGGGCATTATTCTAGTGTGGAGTCTCATAGTCATGATGGGAATTCCTCTGTGGGTGGTGGTGTCATGGGTTCGGAGAAAGGCAGCGGTGAGAGAGGTGAGGGTGAGGTTGGGAAGTTGGAGGATAAGGCTCCAGCAGTTGGGGAGGATAAAAAAG ATGCTGGCAGCTTGAAGAGTTTGGGAAGTTCAGAAGGGACAACGTGTGGCAATTCTCCAACTGAAGCCAAGGTGTTAGATGATGGATGCACCTCAAATTGCAAAG aacaaaatcaaaatgaGAAGCAGAATCCTGCTCCGGTTCCAAAAACTTTTTCTGGCATTGAGAAGGTTGACGGAAAGGAG GTTAATGTGGTTGAGGGACTGAAACATTTTGAATCGTTACTTGATGACTCAGAAGTTCCCAAACTTGTTTCTTTGGTTAATGAATTGAGGGCTGCAGGAAAAAGAGGACAATTTCAAG GTCAGACGTATGTGGTCTCAAAGAGGCCTATGAAGGGACATGGAAGAGAGATGATTCAGTTAGGCCTTCCAATTGCAGATGCACCTCCAGAAGAGGACAATGCAGTAGGAACCTCCAAAG ACCGGAGATCAGAATCCATCCCTTCCTTGCTGCAAGATGTTATTGAACGCTTAGTAGGCATGCAGATTATGACTGTGAAGCCAGACTCTTGCATCGTCGATTTTTATAATGAG GGTGATCACTCACAGCCTCACATTTTCCCACATTGGTTTGGAAGGCCTGTTTGCGTCCTGTTCTTGACGGACTGTGACATGACCTTTGGAAAATCTTTTCCGAATCAACCACCTGGGGATTATGGAGGCTCTCTCAAGCTTTCTCTTACACCTGG ATCTCTCCTAGTTATGCAAGGAAAATCCTCAGATTTTGCCAGACATGCGATTCCCTCCCTCCGCAAACAGCGAATACTGGTTACTTTCACAAAGTCTCAACCGAAGAAATTCACACCTAGTGATGGTCAGCGCCTTTCCTCACCTGCAGGAGCCCAATCACCCCATTGGGGTCCACCTCCCAGTAGATCTCCCAATCATATTCGTCATCATGTGGCTAACAAGCATTATGCTCCCGTTCCTACTACTGGTGTACTGCCAGCCCCACCCATTCGTCCACAAATCCCACCTCCTAATGGCATGCAAACACTTTTTGTGCCTGCCCCAGTTGCACCAGCAATTCCTTTTCCTGCACCAGTCCCCCTCCCACCTTGTTCGACAGGATGGCCAGCTGCTCCATCAAGACATCCTCCACCTCGCCTTCCTATCCCTGGCACTGGAGTATTCCTTCCACCAGGCTCTGGTAATTCATCATCTCAGCAGTTACCAGGTACTGCAACGGAAGTGAACTTCTCTGCTGAGACAGCTTCCCTGCCAGAAAAAGAAAGTGGTTCAGGGAAATCTAGTCATAATACAAGTGCATCTCCAAAAGGGAAATTGGAAGGGAAAACACAAAGGCAAGACTGTAATGGGAGCATTGATGGAACTGGCAGTGGACATACAGTGGTGAACGATGTAGAAGAACAAAGTGTTGACAATGTGGTGGAAAGCAAGCCAGCCGGAgaagtttag